A region of Subtercola boreus DNA encodes the following proteins:
- a CDS encoding cupin domain-containing protein: MTESVVRVTLLEQSLPDTAVGTVQVRRITLQPDVAGGPHHHNGPVFGSIESGSVFFQVDGGSPTILRAGDVFYEPADTLIDRFDATSEGVTFLGYFLVGPDQAPELTPGPPVVELLPHTEGP, from the coding sequence ATGACCGAATCAGTGGTGAGAGTCACGCTTCTCGAACAGTCGCTACCCGACACAGCCGTCGGAACCGTGCAGGTGCGACGGATCACGTTGCAACCGGATGTGGCGGGTGGGCCTCACCATCACAACGGGCCCGTCTTCGGATCCATCGAGTCCGGGTCGGTCTTCTTCCAGGTCGACGGGGGGTCTCCGACAATTCTTCGCGCAGGCGATGTGTTCTACGAACCGGCAGATACTCTGATCGACCGGTTCGACGCCACTTCTGAAGGTGTGACGTTCCTGGGCTACTTCCTGGTCGGTCCCGACCAAGCCCCTGAGCTGACCCCCGGTCCCCCGGTTGTCGAACTCCTGCCACACACGGAAGGCCCGTGA
- a CDS encoding dihydrofolate reductase family protein → MTVRIDLNLSLDGIVMPTDQTPENPMGADWGRIVEHYAATKTFRERVMHETAGEGTTGVDDRYAAAYFEGIGAEIMGAGMFGFHTFPDDPEWRGWWEDEPPFHSTVLVLTSRERAPIDFANGTRFEFLSASPAEALARAEAVAGGGDIRIGGGAGTVRDFLAAGLVDRLHVALAPVVLGQGLRLWDGLRNLGSDYVVTSEVAESGVIHVTFAR, encoded by the coding sequence ATGACGGTTCGCATCGACCTCAATCTCTCGCTCGACGGCATCGTGATGCCGACCGACCAGACCCCCGAGAACCCGATGGGCGCGGACTGGGGGCGGATCGTCGAGCACTACGCCGCCACGAAGACGTTTCGCGAACGGGTGATGCACGAGACGGCGGGGGAGGGGACCACGGGGGTCGACGACCGCTACGCGGCGGCGTACTTCGAGGGCATCGGTGCCGAGATCATGGGTGCCGGGATGTTCGGATTCCACACCTTCCCCGACGATCCCGAGTGGCGGGGCTGGTGGGAGGACGAGCCGCCGTTCCACAGCACCGTGCTCGTCCTGACCAGTCGTGAGCGCGCGCCGATCGACTTCGCCAACGGCACGCGTTTCGAGTTTCTCAGCGCGAGCCCTGCGGAAGCCCTCGCGAGGGCGGAGGCGGTGGCCGGTGGCGGCGACATCCGGATCGGTGGGGGAGCGGGCACCGTGCGCGACTTCCTCGCTGCGGGCCTGGTCGACCGCCTCCATGTCGCGCTGGCGCCGGTTGTGCTCGGCCAGGGCCTCCGGCTGTGGGATGGCCTGCGGAACCTCGGCAGCGACTACGTCGTGACGTCGGAGGTCGCCGAGAGCGGCGTCATCCACGTCACGTTCGCGCGCTGA
- a CDS encoding DUF4870 domain-containing protein has product MSDPATPQPDSVSYPPVSAPAAPTGALAWGLNLLGIGVLPFLNLFLSGIVVTIVGITQSKRGGLARVNGRRAANWGLTVLLITLPCAAVYVTAIVIKAEGFFPWGIAIIIWGLLGVVNVIAGIIGLVQARAGREVRFPAIPFLR; this is encoded by the coding sequence ATGAGCGATCCAGCCACACCACAACCCGATTCCGTCAGCTACCCGCCCGTGTCTGCCCCGGCCGCACCGACAGGTGCCCTCGCTTGGGGGCTGAACCTTCTCGGCATCGGAGTCCTGCCCTTCCTGAACCTCTTCCTCTCCGGGATCGTGGTCACGATCGTCGGGATCACTCAGAGCAAACGAGGAGGGCTCGCCCGGGTCAACGGGCGCCGGGCCGCCAACTGGGGTCTCACGGTGCTCCTGATCACGCTCCCTTGCGCAGCGGTCTACGTCACGGCGATTGTGATCAAGGCGGAGGGCTTCTTCCCGTGGGGCATCGCCATCATCATCTGGGGACTGCTCGGCGTCGTGAACGTGATCGCGGGCATCATCGGTCTCGTACAGGCCCGAGCCGGACGTGAAGTGAGATTCCCCGCAATCCCGTTCCTCCGCTGA
- a CDS encoding pyridoxamine 5'-phosphate oxidase family protein: MRTQPSLTGIPPALDPGNLPDDPTELFLSWIRDAANAGVAEPHAATLATVDEEGAPDARTLILKDADGRGSRSRASALRGSCRPVDALRVDRLMRHRPLGHQSQPARRTLRVGMLGLRHRHRYA; encoded by the coding sequence GTGCGGACTCAACCCTCGCTCACCGGCATCCCACCGGCTCTCGATCCGGGCAACCTCCCGGATGACCCGACCGAACTGTTCCTGTCCTGGATCCGCGACGCCGCGAACGCCGGGGTTGCCGAACCGCACGCCGCAACACTCGCCACGGTCGACGAAGAAGGTGCGCCCGACGCGCGCACCCTGATCCTGAAGGACGCGGATGGGCGGGGGTCGCGTTCGCGAGCCAGCGCTCTTCGCGGAAGTTGCCGGCCAGTGGACGCACTCCGTGTCGACCGACTGATGCGCCACCGTCCCTTGGGCCACCAGTCGCAACCTGCCCGCCGGACGCTGCGGGTCGGGATGCTCGGCCTGCGACACCGTCATCGGTACGCTTGA
- a CDS encoding TetR/AcrR family transcriptional regulator, with protein MSRWEPNTLERLQDAAMTLFQERGYANVPIADITERAGLTKRSFFNHFPDKREVLFAGAAELEATVTRYLADADDEREPLDVAIAALVMAGRSLAKYSDFARLRAQVIASSSELQERSLIKTESLAGAMAAALQSRQVSPRTAQLIARTAVTVFTTAYGEWSERPTADFDTLMRDVLAELTEALRPT; from the coding sequence ATGAGCCGCTGGGAACCCAACACGCTGGAAAGACTGCAGGACGCAGCCATGACGCTCTTCCAGGAGCGCGGGTACGCGAACGTCCCCATCGCCGACATCACCGAGCGCGCCGGACTCACGAAGCGGAGCTTCTTCAATCATTTTCCCGACAAGCGCGAGGTGCTCTTCGCCGGGGCAGCCGAACTCGAGGCGACCGTGACGCGCTACCTGGCGGATGCCGACGACGAACGGGAACCCCTCGACGTGGCCATCGCTGCGCTGGTGATGGCCGGTCGGAGCCTGGCGAAGTACAGCGACTTCGCCCGCCTCCGGGCCCAGGTGATCGCGTCATCATCGGAGCTGCAGGAACGCAGCCTCATCAAGACCGAATCGCTGGCCGGCGCCATGGCGGCAGCCCTGCAGTCCCGGCAGGTCTCCCCGCGCACAGCACAGCTCATCGCCCGCACTGCCGTCACCGTCTTCACCACCGCATATGGGGAATGGTCCGAACGTCCGACTGCCGACTTCGACACGCTCATGCGCGACGTCCTGGCGGAGCTCACCGAAGCGCTGCGTCCCACCTGA
- a CDS encoding ABC transporter permease subunit: MSGVSTRIHGTMPFRVELARQLSQWRVRIVLLILVLLPVIVRLALLIGGAPTSSGSSTNQATTLVALAQASGGTFTAFVLQLTQGFLVTLIAALLYGDMIAGEASRSTLKYLLTIPVPRLRLLGVKVAVATTLLLAGLVALTVVALVVGLVSYGPGGIQVPGGPQLSLGDSLGRLGLATATGAAGLLWAAGLGTLLTVLSNSPLAAAGGVVLASILSRLLDSIPTLGDLRIILPTHYSTAFAEFLTVPTDLGPVADSVLSGLVWALVLGTVAAWWFGRKDVSG; encoded by the coding sequence ATGAGCGGGGTCAGCACGCGCATCCACGGCACCATGCCGTTCCGGGTCGAGCTCGCGCGCCAGCTGAGCCAGTGGCGGGTGCGCATCGTGCTGCTCATCCTGGTGCTGTTGCCGGTCATCGTGAGACTCGCGTTGCTCATCGGGGGAGCGCCGACATCCAGCGGCAGCAGCACCAACCAGGCGACAACCCTCGTCGCCCTCGCGCAGGCGAGCGGCGGCACGTTCACCGCATTCGTGCTGCAGCTCACGCAGGGCTTCCTCGTGACGCTGATCGCCGCCCTGCTCTACGGCGACATGATCGCGGGGGAGGCGTCGCGTTCGACGCTGAAGTACCTGCTCACGATCCCGGTGCCGCGGCTGCGGCTGCTGGGAGTCAAGGTGGCCGTCGCCACAACACTCCTGCTGGCCGGGCTCGTGGCGTTGACCGTCGTGGCGCTCGTGGTCGGGCTGGTCTCGTACGGACCGGGCGGGATCCAGGTTCCGGGTGGTCCGCAGCTGTCGCTCGGAGATTCTCTCGGGCGGCTGGGCCTCGCCACGGCCACCGGTGCCGCCGGCCTGCTGTGGGCGGCCGGCCTCGGGACGCTCCTGACGGTGTTGTCGAACAGCCCGCTGGCGGCCGCCGGGGGAGTCGTGCTCGCCTCGATCCTGTCACGGCTGCTCGACTCGATCCCGACGCTCGGCGACCTGCGGATCATCCTGCCGACGCACTACTCGACCGCCTTCGCCGAGTTCCTGACCGTGCCGACCGACCTCGGACCGGTGGCGGACTCGGTGCTGTCGGGGCTCGTCTGGGCCCTCGTGCTCGGGACGGTGGCGGCATGGTGGTTCGGACGCAAGGATGTCTCGGGCTGA
- a CDS encoding DMT family transporter — MIRALRNTGVQAALISAVLFGAGTPLAKILLDGDISPWLLAGLLYCGSGIGLGLYRLIRRAPRVRLARNEVLPLAGAILFGGIAGPVLLMLGLSNMPASGASLLLNAEGVFTAALAWFVFTENFDRRIALGMLAIVAGAIILSIPSGANFGNPWPSLAILGACLSWGLDNNLTRKIALTDATWLAAVKGGVAGPVNLVLAFALGAHLPGALNIAAAMVVGLFAYGISLVLFIVAMRHVGTARAGAYYSVAPFFGALLAVSLGDPVSWPVVVAGALMAVGVWLHLTERHEHEHTHEVLTHEHWHTHDEHHQHYHEPGQEATRGGWHRHVHTHEPLTHSHEHYPDSHHRHGHARSAHRRGTHQHGTHQHGTPQHGTHQHGTHQHEG; from the coding sequence ATGATCCGCGCCCTCCGCAACACCGGCGTCCAGGCCGCCCTGATCTCCGCGGTGCTGTTCGGCGCGGGCACGCCGCTGGCGAAGATCCTGCTCGACGGCGACATCAGCCCGTGGCTACTGGCTGGTCTGCTCTACTGCGGCTCGGGTATCGGGCTCGGGCTCTACCGGCTCATCCGGCGTGCACCACGTGTTCGGCTCGCGCGGAACGAGGTCCTGCCGCTGGCCGGCGCGATCCTGTTCGGCGGCATCGCCGGCCCCGTGCTGCTGATGCTCGGGCTCTCGAACATGCCGGCATCCGGAGCCTCGCTGCTGCTCAACGCGGAGGGGGTCTTCACCGCCGCTCTCGCCTGGTTCGTATTCACGGAGAACTTCGATCGGCGGATCGCCCTCGGAATGCTGGCGATCGTCGCCGGCGCGATCATCCTGAGCATCCCCTCGGGTGCGAACTTCGGCAACCCCTGGCCGTCGCTCGCCATCCTCGGCGCCTGCCTCAGCTGGGGACTCGACAACAACCTCACCCGCAAGATCGCCCTCACCGACGCTACGTGGCTCGCCGCAGTCAAGGGCGGTGTCGCCGGGCCGGTGAACCTCGTTCTGGCCTTCGCACTCGGAGCCCACCTGCCCGGCGCGCTGAACATCGCCGCCGCGATGGTCGTCGGGCTCTTCGCCTACGGCATCAGCCTCGTGCTCTTCATCGTCGCCATGCGCCACGTCGGTACCGCGCGCGCTGGCGCCTACTACTCGGTCGCGCCGTTCTTCGGCGCCCTGCTCGCGGTCTCGCTCGGCGACCCGGTCAGTTGGCCGGTGGTCGTCGCGGGAGCCCTCATGGCCGTCGGCGTCTGGCTGCACCTGACCGAGCGGCACGAACACGAACACACCCACGAGGTGTTGACGCACGAGCACTGGCACACCCACGACGAACACCACCAGCATTACCACGAACCCGGCCAGGAGGCCACGCGAGGCGGATGGCACCGGCACGTGCACACCCACGAACCGCTGACCCACAGCCACGAGCACTACCCCGACAGCCACCACCGGCACGGCCATGCGCGCAGCGCACACCGGCGCGGCACCCACCAGCACGGCACCCACCAGCACGGCACCCCTCAGCACGGCACCCATCAGCACGGCACCCATCAACACGAAGGCTGA
- a CDS encoding zinc-binding alcohol dehydrogenase family protein: MTDSPRNLAARIERRHAQLVVGPAPYTRPAAGQLVVKNRAVAINPLDWIIQAEGTLLYGWLNYPAVLGTDVSGEVVEVGDGVTRFSPGDRLFALAVGTDRDTNTGAEGAFQTYTVVEERLASPIPEGVSFEEAAVLPLAVATAASALFQKNQLGLQLPSSNAVRKGETVLVWGGSTSVGSNAIQLAVAAGYDVITTASPKNFGYVTSLGASEVFDYTSPTVVADIITALRGRTVAGAVSFGTTGAPACVKILARTTGRKFVAIATPPVDFAPLADPSRGRFERARVTARLVAANIALQFSARPHGVGLKYIFGSDVKNTDICRAIFRDFLPAALADGSYVATPKTTVVGHSVDDFQKAMDLQRAGVSAAKLVVSLS; the protein is encoded by the coding sequence ATGACAGATTCACCCCGCAATCTCGCCGCACGAATCGAGCGGAGGCACGCACAACTCGTCGTCGGGCCGGCTCCGTACACGCGTCCGGCCGCCGGCCAGCTCGTCGTGAAGAACCGCGCCGTCGCGATCAACCCCCTCGACTGGATCATCCAGGCCGAGGGCACCCTCCTCTACGGTTGGCTGAACTACCCGGCTGTGCTGGGGACGGATGTCTCGGGCGAGGTCGTCGAGGTCGGCGACGGAGTCACGCGGTTCTCCCCCGGCGACCGGCTGTTCGCCCTGGCGGTCGGCACCGACAGAGACACCAACACCGGCGCCGAGGGTGCCTTCCAGACGTACACCGTCGTCGAAGAACGACTCGCCTCCCCGATTCCCGAGGGTGTCTCGTTCGAAGAGGCCGCCGTGCTTCCGCTCGCCGTCGCGACCGCAGCATCCGCCCTCTTCCAGAAGAACCAACTGGGCCTGCAGCTCCCGTCGTCGAACGCGGTGCGAAAAGGGGAGACCGTGCTGGTGTGGGGCGGTTCGACGAGCGTGGGAAGCAACGCCATCCAGCTCGCCGTCGCGGCCGGCTACGACGTCATCACCACGGCCTCTCCGAAGAACTTCGGCTACGTCACCTCGCTCGGGGCCTCGGAGGTGTTCGACTACACCAGCCCGACCGTGGTCGCCGACATCATCACGGCGCTGAGGGGCCGCACGGTGGCCGGCGCTGTCTCGTTCGGCACGACCGGCGCTCCCGCCTGTGTGAAGATCCTCGCCCGGACGACAGGCAGGAAGTTCGTCGCCATCGCTACTCCCCCGGTCGATTTCGCACCGCTCGCCGACCCGTCGCGCGGGAGGTTCGAGCGCGCCCGGGTCACCGCCCGGCTCGTCGCCGCGAACATCGCCCTGCAGTTCTCGGCGCGCCCGCACGGCGTCGGCCTGAAGTACATCTTCGGCTCCGATGTCAAGAACACCGACATCTGCCGGGCGATCTTCCGCGACTTTCTGCCTGCGGCCCTCGCTGACGGTTCTTACGTCGCGACGCCGAAGACGACCGTCGTCGGACACAGCGTCGACGATTTCCAGAAGGCGATGGACCTGCAGCGAGCCGGCGTGTCGGCTGCGAAGCTCGTGGTCTCCCTCTCGTAG